One Clavelina lepadiformis chromosome 1, kaClaLepa1.1, whole genome shotgun sequence genomic region harbors:
- the LOC143445448 gene encoding adhesion G-protein coupled receptor G7-like isoform X11 produces MAAQRLCRQDCPSILENNVAVYNSSRTFNSTGEFACSNGLLYSNGTKLTSNSTLCLATAKWRGQDNVQCLTETTHTHPSILANTTDRSSVATSLADTTDVTTLSTTVLNTADAAVENNTTLPNISTWPWLDVTTFLPDATNTTAAVHVNNTDPTTSNDTNVDAVDNTTTLPKISTWPWLDTTYTSLPTLENTTGFSSIASSLTDTTEYLGVTNVGTVGGTNINTDSNTLFNTSTTAAVLDVTKFLPDATNTTAAVHANITDPTTNNDANVGAVDNTTTLPNISTWPSLDTTYTPLPTLENATGFSSIASSLTDTTEYPEVTDVGTGSGTNINNVTTFLPGATNTTVAVQNTTTSSDISTTPSLGLTTASISITNATVFDTTDVTTTIRAENTTIWPSTATMSSSDTPKFSTTLTESTSTKEATSFISTSSRPTTADSSCIDTICYGCVSCDYDKFGNCLCECITGYKQTTLGQCEAILCQQEAVEYPNAPDIKVTFPSTQTGFSNASVDKCPDATANQGLPYGNRACTLNGTWLAPKWLSSCDANAESFVNVTFNSTTERQEAANNLEVITSEPETLTADDVTTTTQALENVVNAETLDQKTSSAVVATVGNLLSVPEEELQQSGQADSLMETLDSVGEKIELNEGEEYQEVSSTLAIAVVQPALTVVENGIGFQFKSLSTPTELGFRSDQLSTFTGKPQREASSYILLPQQAFAQSQDNRVSFYAFPDDKLFRASTTVGTNAFNDFIGSEIVLSASVVNSTNVQNLETPVVIRLSFTTNASNSENVEKMCVFWDETGNGFWSSKGLIEQNITYETAECKFNHLTNFATLFSTSSVNTPALDLITIIGSSISIVCLALLVITFVFKRKLRKGSGKFRSAFLLVNLGIALLIFNVSLIVSEQPSVQKSGCEVIAVFIHFSLLASLAWMMIEGVVIYISVVHVLYAHAHITDRQVIVLSLVWGWLMPAIFVAVVAGVDISNYTRNDTECWLRKDLVVNLVVIPAAVILGINLLLYIATVAFILFRRRPTKVNRRSSDVRKNIALSLTLFVTVGGTWLFGFAIPGTETYDQTASVVFAYIFTILNALQGLFLFVLYVVRQLFTVDMFKQVVNRTLEPLAKTLSSTVDNSNGGRSRKSVNAARGAPSRSASSGFDVLTCTAELTQRRDEM; encoded by the exons ATGGCTGCCCAGCGTTTGTGCAGGCAAG ATTGCCCCTCTATTCTTGAAAACAATGTAGCCGTGTATAACAGCAGTAGAACATTTAACTCAACTGGTGAATTTGCTTGCTCAAATGGGTTACTTTATTCAAATGGTACAAAGCTGACATCTAACAGCACACTTTGCTTGGCCACAGCAAAATGGAGGGGCCAGGACAATGTGCAATGTTTAACAG aGACCACACACACGCATCCGTCCATTTTGGCCAATACAACTG aTCGTAGCTCTGTCGCCACATCTTTAGCAGATACTACAG ATGTGACCACTTTATCGACAACTGTTTTAAACACAGCAGATGCCG cAGTTGAAAACAATACTACCTTGCCCAACATTTCCACTTGGCCATGGTTAG ATGTGACCACttttttgccagatgcaacAAATACAACAGCTGCAG TGCATGTTAATAACACTGATCCCACCACAAGCAATGACACAAATGTTGACG CAGTTGACAACACAACTACCTTGCCTAAAATTTCCACTTGGCCATGGTTAG ATACCACATACACTTCTCTGCCCACTTTAGAAAATACAACAG GTTTTAGCTCGATTGCATCATCTTTAACAGATACAACTG AATATCTTGGTGTTACTAATGTGGGGACTGTTGGCGGAACAAACATAAACA CTGATAGCAACACTTTATTCAACACATCCACAACAGCAGCAGTTTTGG ATGTGACCAAgtttttgccagatgcaacAAATACAACAGCTGCAG TGCATGCTAATATCACTGATCCCACCACAAACAATGACGCAAATGTTGGTG cAGTTGACAACACTACTACCTTGCCCAACATTTCCACTTGGCCATCATTAG ATACCACATACACTCCTCTGCCCACTTTAGAAAATGCAACAG GTTTTAGCTCGATTGCATCATCTTTAACAGATACAACTG AATATCCTGAAGTTACTGATGTGGGGACTGGCAGTGGAACAAACATAAACA ATGTGACCACTTTTTTGCCAGGTGCAACAAATACAACGGTTGCAG ttCAAAACACTACTACTTCATCTGACATTTCCACTACACCATCATTAG GTTTGACCACTGCATCCATTTCCATAACAAATGCAACAG TATTTGATACCACTGATGTAACCACAACTATAAGAG CTGAAAATACCACTATCTGGCCCAGCACTGCAACTATGTCATCATCAG ATACTCCAAAATTTTCTACCACACTGACTGAAAGTACCTCTACAAAAG aaGCAACATCTTTCATTTCTACATCGTCCAGACCAACCACAGCAGATA GCTCTTGCATTGACACTATTTGTTATGGATGCGTAAGCTGCGATTATGACAAATTTGGAAATTGTCTATGTGAATGCATTACCGGATATAAACAAACTACATTGGGACAGTGTGAAGCCA ttttatgCCAGCAAGAAGCTGTTGAATACCCGAATGCTCCTGACATAAAAGTCACTTTTCCTTCAACACAAACCGGATTTTCAAACGCATCCGTGGATAAGTGTCCAGATGCCACTGCAAACc AGGGTCTACCATATGGAAACAGAGCATGCACTCTAAATGGTACTTGGCTTGCTCCTAAATGGTTGTCATCTTGTGATGCAAATGCCGAG AGTTTCGTCAACGTCACGTTCAACTCAACTACCGAGCGTCAGGAAGCAGCCAATAACTTAGAAGTAATTACGTCAGAGCCTGAAACCTTAACTGCAGATGATGTGACTACAACCACACAAGCTTTGGAAAATGTCGTCAACGCCGAAACTTTGGATCAAAAG ACTTCATCAGCGGTTGTCGCCACTGTTGGGAATTTACTCAGTGTTCCTGAGGAAGAACTGCAACAGAGTGGTCAGGCTGACAG TTTGATGGAAACTCTGGATTCTGTTGGGGAAAAGATCGAGCTGAACGAAGGAGAAGAATATCAAGAAGTTAGCAGTACATTGGCTATAGCAGTGGTGCAGCCTGCTTTGACTG TTGTAGAAAACGGAATTGGATTTCAATTCAAATCTTTGTCAACTCCAACTGAACTTGGATTCCGGTCTGACCAATTGAGCACTTTTACTGGCAAACCTCAAAGAGAAGCGTCCTCTTACATACTGTTGCCACAACAGGCGTTTGCGCAAAGTCAAG ACAACCGAGTGAGCTTCTATGCTTTTCCTGATGATAAACTCTTTCGAGCTTCAACCACTGTAGGCACGAATgcatttaatgattttattggTTCGGAGATCGTTCTTTCAGCTTCAGTTGTCAATTCTACAAACGTTCAAAATCTAGAAACACCCGTAGTAATACGACTTTCCTTTACAACG AATGCTTCGAACTCCGAAAATGTAGAAAAAATGTGCGTTTTTTGGGATGAGACTGGAAACGGATTTTGGTCAAGTAAAGGATTGATCGAACAAAATATCACCTATGAGACGGCAGAATGCAAATTTAATCATCTAACTAATTTTGCGACTTTATTT TCTACGTCGTCTGTTAACACGCCAGCACTTGATCTCATAACCATTATCGGATCATCTATTTCAATCGTTTGCTTGGCACTTTTAGTAATCACTTTTGTGTTCAAGAG AAAATTAAGAAAAGGAAGTGGGAAATTTCGTTCCGCATTTCTCTTGGTCAATCTTGGCATTGCACTTCTGATTTTCAACGTTTCATTGATCGTAAGTGAACAACCCTCGGTGCAGAAGTCTGGATGCGAAGTAATTGCAGTCTTCATCCATTTCTCCCTCCTTGCTTCTTTAGCTTGGATGATGATTGAAGGAGTGGTTATATACATCTCAGTCGTTCAC GTTTTATATGCTCATGCTCACATCACCGATCGACAAGTGATAGTTCTCTCCCTTGTATGGGGATGGCTGATGCCTGCTATCTTTGTTGCTGTTGTAGCTGGTGTTGACATAAGTAACTACACAAGAAACGACACAGA GTGCTGGTTGCGCAAAGATTTAGTTGTCAACTTGGTCGTCATCCCAGCTGCAGTGATACTAGGAATTAACTTGCTACTTTATATCGCCACCGTTGCGTTCATTCTTTTTCGACGTCGACCTACTAAAGTCAAC AGACGGTCATCAGACGTTCGTAAAAATATCGCCCTGTCTCTGACTTTGTTCGTGACTGTTGGTGGGACGTGGTTGTTTGGATTTGCAATCCCAGGCACCGAAACTTACGACCAAACAGCTTCTGTTGTGTTTGCATATATTTTCACAATCTTAAATGCTTTGCAAG GATTGTTCTTGTTCGTTCTGTACGTGGTCAGGCAGCTTTTCACTGTGGACATGTTCAAGCAAGTCGTAAACAGAACGCTTGAACCATTGGCAAAAACGCTAAG TTCTACGGTTGACAACAGCAATGGAGGAAGGTCAAGAAAGTCAGTCAACGCAGCACGTGGAGCGCCCTCACGAAGCGCGTCTTCTGGTTTCGATGTCTTAACCTGCACTGCCGAACTTACCCAGCGTAGGGATGAAATGTAA
- the LOC143445448 gene encoding uncharacterized protein LOC143445448 isoform X6, with the protein MAAQRLCRQDCPSILENNVAVYNSSRTFNSTGEFACSNGLLYSNGTKLTSNSTLCLATAKWRGQDNVQCLTETTHTHPSILANTTDRSSVATSLADTTDVTTLSTTVLNTADAAVENNTTLPNISTWPWLDVTTFLPDATNTTAAVHVNNTDPTTSNDTNVDAVDNTTTLPKISTWPWLDTTYTSLPTLENTTGFSSIASSLTDTTEYLGVTNVGTVGGTNINTDSNTLFNTSTTAAVLDVTKFLPDATNTTAAAVDNTTTLPNISTWPSLDTTYTPLPTLENATGFSSIASSLTHTTEYLDVTDVGTVGGTNVNTDSNSLFNTSTAAAVMDVTTFLPDATNTTVAVHANITDPTTSNDTNVGAIDNTTTLPNISTWPSLDTTYTPLPTLENTTGFSSIASSLTDTTEYPEVTDVGTGSGTNINNVTTFLPGATNTTVAVQNTTTSSDISTTPSLGLTTASISITNATVFDTTDVTTTIRAENTTIWPSTATMSSSDTPKFSTTLTESTSTKEATSFISTSSRPTTADSSCIDTICYGCVSCDYDKFGNCLCECITGYKQTTLGQCEAILCQQEAVEYPNAPDIKVTFPSTQTGFSNASVDKCPDATANQGLPYGNRACTLNGTWLAPKWLSSCDANAESFVNVTFNSTTERQEAANNLEVITSEPETLTADDVTTTTQALENVVNAETLDQKTSSAVVATVGNLLSVPEEELQQSGQADSLMETLDSVGEKIELNEGEEYQEVSSTLAIAVVQPALTVVENGIGFQFKSLSTPTELGFRSDQLSTFTGKPQREASSYILLPQQAFAQSQDNRVSFYAFPDDKLFRASTTVGTNAFNDFIGSEIVLSASVVNSTNVQNLETPVVIRLSFTTNASNSENVEKMCVFWDETGNGFWSSKGLIEQNITYETAECKFNHLTNFATLFSTSSVNTPALDLITIIGSSISIVCLALLVITFVFKRKLRKGSGKFRSAFLLVNLGIALLIFNVSLIVSEQPSVQKSGCEVIAVFIHFSLLASLAWMMIEGVVIYISVVHVLYAHAHITDRQVIVLSLVWGWLMPAIFVAVVAGVDISNYTRNDTECWLRKDLVVNLVVIPAAVILGINLLLYIATVAFILFRRRPTKVNRRSSDVRKNIALSLTLFVTVGGTWLFGFAIPGTETYDQTASVVFAYIFTILNALQGLFLFVLYVVRQLFTVDMFKQVVNRTLEPLAKTLSSTVDNSNGGRSRKSVNAARGAPSRSASSGFDVLTCTAELTQRRDEM; encoded by the exons ATGGCTGCCCAGCGTTTGTGCAGGCAAG ATTGCCCCTCTATTCTTGAAAACAATGTAGCCGTGTATAACAGCAGTAGAACATTTAACTCAACTGGTGAATTTGCTTGCTCAAATGGGTTACTTTATTCAAATGGTACAAAGCTGACATCTAACAGCACACTTTGCTTGGCCACAGCAAAATGGAGGGGCCAGGACAATGTGCAATGTTTAACAG aGACCACACACACGCATCCGTCCATTTTGGCCAATACAACTG aTCGTAGCTCTGTCGCCACATCTTTAGCAGATACTACAG ATGTGACCACTTTATCGACAACTGTTTTAAACACAGCAGATGCCG cAGTTGAAAACAATACTACCTTGCCCAACATTTCCACTTGGCCATGGTTAG ATGTGACCACttttttgccagatgcaacAAATACAACAGCTGCAG TGCATGTTAATAACACTGATCCCACCACAAGCAATGACACAAATGTTGACG CAGTTGACAACACAACTACCTTGCCTAAAATTTCCACTTGGCCATGGTTAG ATACCACATACACTTCTCTGCCCACTTTAGAAAATACAACAG GTTTTAGCTCGATTGCATCATCTTTAACAGATACAACTG AATATCTTGGTGTTACTAATGTGGGGACTGTTGGCGGAACAAACATAAACA CTGATAGCAACACTTTATTCAACACATCCACAACAGCAGCAGTTTTGG ATGTGACCAAgtttttgccagatgcaacAAATACAACAGCTGCAG cAGTTGACAACACTACTACCTTGCCCAACATTTCCACTTGGCCATCATTAG ATACCACATACACTCCTCTGCCCACTTTAGAAAATGCAACAG gtTTTAGTTCAATTGCGTCATCTTTAACACATACAACTG AATATCTTGATGTTACTGATGTGGGGACTGTTGGTGGAACTAACGTAAACA CTGATAGTAACAGTTTATTCAACACTTCCACAGCAGCAGCAGTTATGG ATGTGACCACttttttgccagatgcaacAAATACAACGGTTGCAG TGCATGCTAATATCACTGATCCCACCACTAGCAATGACACAAATGTTGGCG caaTTGACAACACAACTACCTTGCCCAACATTTCCACTTGGCCATCGTTAG ATACCACATACACTCCTCTGCCAACTTTAGAAAATACAACAG GTTTTAGCTCGATTGCATCATCTTTAACAGATACAACTG AATATCCTGAAGTTACTGATGTGGGGACTGGCAGTGGAACAAACATAAACA ATGTGACCACTTTTTTGCCAGGTGCAACAAATACAACGGTTGCAG ttCAAAACACTACTACTTCATCTGACATTTCCACTACACCATCATTAG GTTTGACCACTGCATCCATTTCCATAACAAATGCAACAG TATTTGATACCACTGATGTAACCACAACTATAAGAG CTGAAAATACCACTATCTGGCCCAGCACTGCAACTATGTCATCATCAG ATACTCCAAAATTTTCTACCACACTGACTGAAAGTACCTCTACAAAAG aaGCAACATCTTTCATTTCTACATCGTCCAGACCAACCACAGCAGATA GCTCTTGCATTGACACTATTTGTTATGGATGCGTAAGCTGCGATTATGACAAATTTGGAAATTGTCTATGTGAATGCATTACCGGATATAAACAAACTACATTGGGACAGTGTGAAGCCA ttttatgCCAGCAAGAAGCTGTTGAATACCCGAATGCTCCTGACATAAAAGTCACTTTTCCTTCAACACAAACCGGATTTTCAAACGCATCCGTGGATAAGTGTCCAGATGCCACTGCAAACc AGGGTCTACCATATGGAAACAGAGCATGCACTCTAAATGGTACTTGGCTTGCTCCTAAATGGTTGTCATCTTGTGATGCAAATGCCGAG AGTTTCGTCAACGTCACGTTCAACTCAACTACCGAGCGTCAGGAAGCAGCCAATAACTTAGAAGTAATTACGTCAGAGCCTGAAACCTTAACTGCAGATGATGTGACTACAACCACACAAGCTTTGGAAAATGTCGTCAACGCCGAAACTTTGGATCAAAAG ACTTCATCAGCGGTTGTCGCCACTGTTGGGAATTTACTCAGTGTTCCTGAGGAAGAACTGCAACAGAGTGGTCAGGCTGACAG TTTGATGGAAACTCTGGATTCTGTTGGGGAAAAGATCGAGCTGAACGAAGGAGAAGAATATCAAGAAGTTAGCAGTACATTGGCTATAGCAGTGGTGCAGCCTGCTTTGACTG TTGTAGAAAACGGAATTGGATTTCAATTCAAATCTTTGTCAACTCCAACTGAACTTGGATTCCGGTCTGACCAATTGAGCACTTTTACTGGCAAACCTCAAAGAGAAGCGTCCTCTTACATACTGTTGCCACAACAGGCGTTTGCGCAAAGTCAAG ACAACCGAGTGAGCTTCTATGCTTTTCCTGATGATAAACTCTTTCGAGCTTCAACCACTGTAGGCACGAATgcatttaatgattttattggTTCGGAGATCGTTCTTTCAGCTTCAGTTGTCAATTCTACAAACGTTCAAAATCTAGAAACACCCGTAGTAATACGACTTTCCTTTACAACG AATGCTTCGAACTCCGAAAATGTAGAAAAAATGTGCGTTTTTTGGGATGAGACTGGAAACGGATTTTGGTCAAGTAAAGGATTGATCGAACAAAATATCACCTATGAGACGGCAGAATGCAAATTTAATCATCTAACTAATTTTGCGACTTTATTT TCTACGTCGTCTGTTAACACGCCAGCACTTGATCTCATAACCATTATCGGATCATCTATTTCAATCGTTTGCTTGGCACTTTTAGTAATCACTTTTGTGTTCAAGAG AAAATTAAGAAAAGGAAGTGGGAAATTTCGTTCCGCATTTCTCTTGGTCAATCTTGGCATTGCACTTCTGATTTTCAACGTTTCATTGATCGTAAGTGAACAACCCTCGGTGCAGAAGTCTGGATGCGAAGTAATTGCAGTCTTCATCCATTTCTCCCTCCTTGCTTCTTTAGCTTGGATGATGATTGAAGGAGTGGTTATATACATCTCAGTCGTTCAC GTTTTATATGCTCATGCTCACATCACCGATCGACAAGTGATAGTTCTCTCCCTTGTATGGGGATGGCTGATGCCTGCTATCTTTGTTGCTGTTGTAGCTGGTGTTGACATAAGTAACTACACAAGAAACGACACAGA GTGCTGGTTGCGCAAAGATTTAGTTGTCAACTTGGTCGTCATCCCAGCTGCAGTGATACTAGGAATTAACTTGCTACTTTATATCGCCACCGTTGCGTTCATTCTTTTTCGACGTCGACCTACTAAAGTCAAC AGACGGTCATCAGACGTTCGTAAAAATATCGCCCTGTCTCTGACTTTGTTCGTGACTGTTGGTGGGACGTGGTTGTTTGGATTTGCAATCCCAGGCACCGAAACTTACGACCAAACAGCTTCTGTTGTGTTTGCATATATTTTCACAATCTTAAATGCTTTGCAAG GATTGTTCTTGTTCGTTCTGTACGTGGTCAGGCAGCTTTTCACTGTGGACATGTTCAAGCAAGTCGTAAACAGAACGCTTGAACCATTGGCAAAAACGCTAAG TTCTACGGTTGACAACAGCAATGGAGGAAGGTCAAGAAAGTCAGTCAACGCAGCACGTGGAGCGCCCTCACGAAGCGCGTCTTCTGGTTTCGATGTCTTAACCTGCACTGCCGAACTTACCCAGCGTAGGGATGAAATGTAA